One genomic segment of Coffea arabica cultivar ET-39 chromosome 6e, Coffea Arabica ET-39 HiFi, whole genome shotgun sequence includes these proteins:
- the LOC113697241 gene encoding growth-regulating factor 4 isoform X1: MDFNLKQWREHHQGESDQEHTTPCAKIPRLHLDYSVYPQHQPPSGDSSALPLFVTEPTSISKLSSNLSAPYPNPTDSTPTPTKYPVRSGEAGGMGSYYFSLAQWQELELQALIFRHMLAGAAVPPELLHHLVKKTLLNSSHHHHPYYAPHHHRHHYPPHFQSALLQSGYWGRASMDPEPGRCRRTDGKKWRCSRDVVAGQKYCERHMHRGRNRSRKPVEIPTTRTATPGNGGANVCGGILKNSSFLVAQPLGSAMAAGGSVAGDTPHSAISGSSPSIDILHLSQSRSSESIVRSQDDVHGDDTRSSGQILRHFFDDWPRSLQESDDGGSNGTSATTNLSISVSGNPTTSDFSLKLSTGDGDDTTDAENVEWERSQSNWGVTGAWGANQVAPMGGPLAEALRSSTSNSSPTSVLHQLQRRSASETSYVST, translated from the exons ATGGACTTCAATCTGAAGCAATGGAGAGAACATCATCAGGGTGAGTCAGACCAAGAACACACTACGCCTTGTGCAAAGATACCAAGACTTCACCTTGATTACTCTGTTTACCCACAGCATCAGCCACCCTCAGGAGACTCGTCTGCCCTTCCATTGTTTGTTACTGAACCAACCAGTATCAGTAAGCTCAGCAGCAACCTGTCAGCGCCATACCCAAACCCCACTGATTCAACTCCCACTCCCACCAAATATCCCG TGCGATCAGGAGAAGCAGGAGGGATGGGGAGTTATTACTTTAGCTTGGCCCAGTGGCAGGAGCTTGAACTGCAGGCATTGATCTTCAGACACATGCTAGCTGGTGCTGCTGTTCCTCCCGAATTACTCCACCACCTTGTCAAGAAAACCCTCCTCAACTCTTCTCATCATCATCACCCTTATTACGCCCCTCACCACCATCGTCATCACTATCCTCCTCATTTCCAATCTGCAT TGCTGCAGTCGGGGTACTGGGGAAGAGCTTCCATGGATCCGGAGCCAGGGAGATGCCGGAGGACAGATGGCAAGAAATGGAGGTGCTCTAGAGATGTGGTGGCTGGGCAGAAGTACTGCGAGCGCCACATGCACCGTGGCCGAAACCGTTCAAGAAAGCCTGTGGAAATCCCCACTACTCGTACCGCTACCCCTGGTAATGGCGGTGCTAATGTGTGCGGCGGAATCCTGAAAAACAGCAGCTTCCTTGTTGCTCAACCCTTAGGATCTGCAATGGCTGCTGGTGGTAGTGTCGCCGGCGATACTCCTCATTCTGCAATTTCTGGGTCATCACCGTCCATTGATATTCTGCACCTCAGTCAAAG TAGATCCTCAGAATCAATAGTTCGATCCCAGGATGATGTGCACGGAGATGATACTAGATCAAGTGGGCAGATACTTCGGCATTTTTTTGATGACTGGCCTCGATCACTCCAGGAATCTGACGATGGAGGAAGCAATGGGACTTCAGCCACCACTAACCTTTCAATCTCAGTTTCAGGCAACCCCACCACATCCGACTTCTCTTTGAAGCTCTCCACCGGTGATGGAGATGACACTACTGATGCTGAAAACGTAGAGTGGGAGAGAAGCCAATCAAACTGGGGTGTTACCGGTGCCTGGGGAGCAAACCAAGTGGCTCCAATGGGCGGACCACTTGCAGAGGCCTTACGATCATCAACGTCCAATTCCTCGCCAACCAGCGTTCTACATCAATTGCAACGGCGCTCTGCTTCGGAGACCAGCTACGTCAGCACTTGA
- the LOC113697241 gene encoding growth-regulating factor 4 isoform X3, protein MDFNLKQWREHHQGESDQEHTTPCAKIPRLHLDYSVYPQHQPPSGDSSALPLFVTEPTSISKLSSNLSAPYPNPTDSTPTPTKYPGEAGGMGSYYFSLAQWQELELQALIFRHMLAGAAVPPELLHHLVKKTLLNSSHHHHPYYAPHHHRHHYPPHFQSALLQSGYWGRASMDPEPGRCRRTDGKKWRCSRDVVAGQKYCERHMHRGRNRSRKPVEIPTTRTATPGNGGANVCGGILKNSSFLVAQPLGSAMAAGGSVAGDTPHSAISGSSPSIDILHLSQSRSSESIVRSQDDVHGDDTRSSGQILRHFFDDWPRSLQESDDGGSNGTSATTNLSISVSGNPTTSDFSLKLSTGDGDDTTDAENVEWERSQSNWGVTGAWGANQVAPMGGPLAEALRSSTSNSSPTSVLHQLQRRSASETSYVST, encoded by the exons ATGGACTTCAATCTGAAGCAATGGAGAGAACATCATCAGGGTGAGTCAGACCAAGAACACACTACGCCTTGTGCAAAGATACCAAGACTTCACCTTGATTACTCTGTTTACCCACAGCATCAGCCACCCTCAGGAGACTCGTCTGCCCTTCCATTGTTTGTTACTGAACCAACCAGTATCAGTAAGCTCAGCAGCAACCTGTCAGCGCCATACCCAAACCCCACTGATTCAACTCCCACTCCCACCAAATATCCCG GAGAAGCAGGAGGGATGGGGAGTTATTACTTTAGCTTGGCCCAGTGGCAGGAGCTTGAACTGCAGGCATTGATCTTCAGACACATGCTAGCTGGTGCTGCTGTTCCTCCCGAATTACTCCACCACCTTGTCAAGAAAACCCTCCTCAACTCTTCTCATCATCATCACCCTTATTACGCCCCTCACCACCATCGTCATCACTATCCTCCTCATTTCCAATCTGCAT TGCTGCAGTCGGGGTACTGGGGAAGAGCTTCCATGGATCCGGAGCCAGGGAGATGCCGGAGGACAGATGGCAAGAAATGGAGGTGCTCTAGAGATGTGGTGGCTGGGCAGAAGTACTGCGAGCGCCACATGCACCGTGGCCGAAACCGTTCAAGAAAGCCTGTGGAAATCCCCACTACTCGTACCGCTACCCCTGGTAATGGCGGTGCTAATGTGTGCGGCGGAATCCTGAAAAACAGCAGCTTCCTTGTTGCTCAACCCTTAGGATCTGCAATGGCTGCTGGTGGTAGTGTCGCCGGCGATACTCCTCATTCTGCAATTTCTGGGTCATCACCGTCCATTGATATTCTGCACCTCAGTCAAAG TAGATCCTCAGAATCAATAGTTCGATCCCAGGATGATGTGCACGGAGATGATACTAGATCAAGTGGGCAGATACTTCGGCATTTTTTTGATGACTGGCCTCGATCACTCCAGGAATCTGACGATGGAGGAAGCAATGGGACTTCAGCCACCACTAACCTTTCAATCTCAGTTTCAGGCAACCCCACCACATCCGACTTCTCTTTGAAGCTCTCCACCGGTGATGGAGATGACACTACTGATGCTGAAAACGTAGAGTGGGAGAGAAGCCAATCAAACTGGGGTGTTACCGGTGCCTGGGGAGCAAACCAAGTGGCTCCAATGGGCGGACCACTTGCAGAGGCCTTACGATCATCAACGTCCAATTCCTCGCCAACCAGCGTTCTACATCAATTGCAACGGCGCTCTGCTTCGGAGACCAGCTACGTCAGCACTTGA
- the LOC113697241 gene encoding growth-regulating factor 4 isoform X2 yields MDFNLKQWREHHQGESDQEHTTPCAKIPRLHLDYSVYPQHQPPSGDSSALPLFVTEPTSISKLSSNLSAPYPNPTDSTPTPTKYPVRSGEAGGMGSYYFSLAQWQELELQALIFRHMLAGAAVPPELLHHLVKKTLLNSSHHHHPYYAPHHHRHHYPPHFQSALLQSGYWGRASMDPEPGRCRRTDGKKWRCSRDVVAGQKYCERHMHRGRNRSRKPVEIPTTRTATPGNGGANVCGGILKNSSFLVAQPLGSAMAAGGSVAGDTPHSAISGSSPSIDILHLSQRSSESIVRSQDDVHGDDTRSSGQILRHFFDDWPRSLQESDDGGSNGTSATTNLSISVSGNPTTSDFSLKLSTGDGDDTTDAENVEWERSQSNWGVTGAWGANQVAPMGGPLAEALRSSTSNSSPTSVLHQLQRRSASETSYVST; encoded by the exons ATGGACTTCAATCTGAAGCAATGGAGAGAACATCATCAGGGTGAGTCAGACCAAGAACACACTACGCCTTGTGCAAAGATACCAAGACTTCACCTTGATTACTCTGTTTACCCACAGCATCAGCCACCCTCAGGAGACTCGTCTGCCCTTCCATTGTTTGTTACTGAACCAACCAGTATCAGTAAGCTCAGCAGCAACCTGTCAGCGCCATACCCAAACCCCACTGATTCAACTCCCACTCCCACCAAATATCCCG TGCGATCAGGAGAAGCAGGAGGGATGGGGAGTTATTACTTTAGCTTGGCCCAGTGGCAGGAGCTTGAACTGCAGGCATTGATCTTCAGACACATGCTAGCTGGTGCTGCTGTTCCTCCCGAATTACTCCACCACCTTGTCAAGAAAACCCTCCTCAACTCTTCTCATCATCATCACCCTTATTACGCCCCTCACCACCATCGTCATCACTATCCTCCTCATTTCCAATCTGCAT TGCTGCAGTCGGGGTACTGGGGAAGAGCTTCCATGGATCCGGAGCCAGGGAGATGCCGGAGGACAGATGGCAAGAAATGGAGGTGCTCTAGAGATGTGGTGGCTGGGCAGAAGTACTGCGAGCGCCACATGCACCGTGGCCGAAACCGTTCAAGAAAGCCTGTGGAAATCCCCACTACTCGTACCGCTACCCCTGGTAATGGCGGTGCTAATGTGTGCGGCGGAATCCTGAAAAACAGCAGCTTCCTTGTTGCTCAACCCTTAGGATCTGCAATGGCTGCTGGTGGTAGTGTCGCCGGCGATACTCCTCATTCTGCAATTTCTGGGTCATCACCGTCCATTGATATTCTGCACCTCAGTCAAAG ATCCTCAGAATCAATAGTTCGATCCCAGGATGATGTGCACGGAGATGATACTAGATCAAGTGGGCAGATACTTCGGCATTTTTTTGATGACTGGCCTCGATCACTCCAGGAATCTGACGATGGAGGAAGCAATGGGACTTCAGCCACCACTAACCTTTCAATCTCAGTTTCAGGCAACCCCACCACATCCGACTTCTCTTTGAAGCTCTCCACCGGTGATGGAGATGACACTACTGATGCTGAAAACGTAGAGTGGGAGAGAAGCCAATCAAACTGGGGTGTTACCGGTGCCTGGGGAGCAAACCAAGTGGCTCCAATGGGCGGACCACTTGCAGAGGCCTTACGATCATCAACGTCCAATTCCTCGCCAACCAGCGTTCTACATCAATTGCAACGGCGCTCTGCTTCGGAGACCAGCTACGTCAGCACTTGA